A genomic stretch from Pieris brassicae chromosome 9, ilPieBrab1.1, whole genome shotgun sequence includes:
- the LOC123714380 gene encoding 1,2-dihydroxy-3-keto-5-methylthiopentene dioxygenase yields the protein MVKVWYMDNDTTSDQRLEHHRNPPEYLSLDELVKKTGVEYYSLNVESYTTDGVLEQIKKERGYTYEDEITCSEKCLANYEEKLKSFYTEHLHTDEEIRLVIEGSGYFDVRDGADQWIRIAVFPGDLIIIPSGIYHRFTLDSNNFIRAKRFFVGEPVWLPYNRPADDMSCRKEYVDKLQKGFVSVN from the exons ATGGTTAAAGTTTGGTACATGGATAACGATACCACAAGTGACCAACGCTTGGAACATCATAGGAACCCCCCAGAATATTTATCTCTAGATGAACTAGTTAAGAAGACCGGCGTAGAATATTACAGC CTAAATGTGGAGTCATACACCACAGATGGAGTTcttgaacaaataaaaaaagaacgaGGCTACACTTATGAAGATGAAATCACCTGCTCGGAAAAGTGTCTAGCTAACTATGAAGAAAAGCTGAAATCCTTTTATACAGAACATCTGCATACGGATGAAGAAATACG gCTAGTCATTGAAGGCTCTGGTTACTTTGATGTACGAGATGGTGCAGACCAATGGATACGCATCGCTGTGTTTCCAGGAGACCTTATCATAATACCAAGTGGAATCTACCATAGATTTACACTTGATTCTAat AATTTCATACGTGCCAAACGCTTCTTCGTCGGTGAACCAGTGTGGCTACCATATAACCGCCCAGCAGATGATATGTCCTGTCGTAAGGAGTATGTAGACAAATTGCAAAAGGGATTTGTatcagttaattaa
- the LOC123714140 gene encoding uncharacterized protein LOC123714140 produces the protein MTLHWWMHWFWVTTLLFIIASTGRTTAAPQSEELLHITTDLQTERYERQPRAMYFTKTPQLQQPENVTQKELKVSTPVNITATTETIQWTPVNATDNVTLESVASINTTIATDNVTEAQNTTFTKRRNLTRPESGRAVFMKDDIPIEGLSESRIVTEKPLSLETAFVQTKIPTNIESSRRVIDPDGGMDTGAIAGISFAALALAGLAGSTAFILYRRRYLNKPQTLNDKCSNPDSSGYLDDSTIRDNSEEMYSLDNDSFLNSLEAMTIQNYWTDTVKHTKL, from the exons CCAGCACCGGAAGGACCACAGCTGCGCCTCAGTCAGAAGAACTACTACACATCACGACTGACCTCCAAACAGAGCGATATGAAAGACAACCTAGAGCTATGTACTTCACAAAAACTCCACAGTTACAGCAACCAGAGAACGTGACACAAAAGGAGCTGAAGGTTTCAACTCCTGTCAACATCACTGCGACCACAGAGACTATACAATGGACGCCAGTTAATGCAACAGATAATGTAACGCTCGAAAGCGTTGCCAGCATTAACACAACAATTGCCACAGACAATGTCACAGAAGCGCAGAATACAACTTTCACAAAGAGGCGGAATTTGACGAGACCGGAATCAGGGAGAGCTGTTTTTATGAAGGACGATATTCCGATAGAGGGTCTGTCAGAAAGCCGGATAGTTACTGAAAAGCCTTTGTCCCTAGAAACGGCATTTGTGCAGACGAAAATTCCAACTAATATAGAGTCTTCTAGAAGAGTTATAGACCCAGACGGAGGTATGGATACAGGAGCGATAGCTGGGATTTCGTTCGCTGCTCTGGCCTTAGCTGGACTAGCTGGCAGTACGGCATTTATTCTGTATAGAAGAAGATATCTAAATAAACCTCAAACATTAAATGACAAATGTTCTAATCCTGATTCCAGTGGATACTTAGATGACAGTACTATAAGA gaTAACTCCGAAGAAATGTACAGTTTGGACAACGATTCATTCTTGAACTCTCTTGAAGCCATGACCATCCAGAACTACTGGACAGACACAGTGAAACACACCAAGTTATAA